The Primulina tabacum isolate GXHZ01 chromosome 1, ASM2559414v2, whole genome shotgun sequence genome contains the following window.
AATCCAAGGTATGTCGGATACTTTGAAATACTGGGCAAAGTGGGAAACCTAGCTTATCGTTGGCTTTACCACCAGGCATGTCAAGGATTCACAACCTCTTCCACGTCTCATAGCTAAGGAAGTATGTCTCAGATCCAAGTCACATTCTTAAAGTTGCACCGCTACTAATCGAAGGAAATCTGAACGAGGAGCTGAAGTatgaagaagtccctattcgaatagtggacaccaAATACCAGTGTTGAGACGTcaaacaatttcatatgtcaAGATACAATGGTCAAATCATATGGAACGAGAAGCAACTTGAGAATTTGGAGAAAGTACGTTCACTCAGCACCCTCATCTCTTTAAAGATCTAGAtaactcaagtttcgaggacgaaaatttcaataaggagggtgggatgtgagaacccaaaattttcgaataCAATCAAAGGGATTGGACAAATTCATTATGCATGAAATGTCCCTTGAATATACCAAAGTGACTCTTGGTATGCTTGGATGAATTTATTATGAAAAAGATGACCCTTGATATACCAAAGTGACTCTTGGTGTGCTTGGATGAATGAATGAATACAATTAATGTTTTCTTGGAATGCAAGAGGTTTGCCATGAGGAAGTTCAAAGGGCAAAATCTCACCTATAAATACACCATTGTATTTTGAAGAGACCACACCCAAAATCATCACAAAAATTCGTCCCTCTCCTCTCCATTTCGGCGTCTAAGgcaagaagaaaaatggagaaGGCTTTGTGCAGTTCGAGTGATCAGAAGatacgtcgaagtgctgctgGAATTGATCCCAAAAATATAGGCAAAGTACTGCAAAGTTTCGGTCATCATCTGACCGAGATTCAATGGGAGTTGTACGTTCGGACTCGGCAATTTCGAAAACTACACCTTAGAATTAGTAAGTGAGTTTTTGCTATGTATTcctttataatttaaaatttgtataAGTATAACATGACATGATTTTATGTGTGTCAacccattttcaaaaaatgctattcattttcataaaaatctcGATCGATGTACGATATGTTTCTTCTATGTTCGATGTTCTTTGATTCTGCCGAGTCCTTTCACAATTCTGATAAGTATCGTTTGATAAGTCTGATTCATTGATTCACTGTTATGATTCGAATTGGATATGGAATGACGATTGtaaattctgtctggcccccatcagtgggtataaaactgtgttttggcttcaccccttagaggactaacatacgggggacaatttgaccatggatgaCGAAATGAATAACAGTGTTCcgtttgttctgatctgttttgttctgaattgttctgataagttctgtttcACCCTTCGAGTCTGATTCGGTTAATGTTTGATAtgataagttttgaaagtctgttaaaagacGTTTTAAAATTATCTTTATATGTATTTGTGGTTATCGATCGACCCGctcttgctgagtgtttcccaaagcactcaccccttacatctctccccagataagaatgaagaaCAATTGAACGAGGAGGAACATGAGacgttctggggctggtgatcACACCAAAAGATCTAGACTCAAGACTTTGTACTTATTTCGCTTCCGCAATTATGatgtaattttaattttgttttaattatAAAGACAATATTTATTAATGAAAAGACTAGTGTTTGGCTATTTtctacgaggcttaattgttttgacgCCTCGGTCTCGGGACGTGACATGTTTGCCCAATTCAGTTTACTTGGCTATTATGATTTGCGAGCTATTGTACTAGCCCAAGGGTTTATCTAGTGCATATCGAAAGACAGCGGTTACGGGTTTTGTCgtcagaaaaaaaaaactaactcAAACTCAAACTCAAAGTCGAACTCAATCATAGCCAAACCTGTTGCCATTAATTCTTAGTTTTTTTTCCCAACTGTAGGGCAGGGATTCAACATCCGTTGGAAATCATATTCGATCGGATTTATACTCGATTATAGAACTGGTTTAATGTACAATTTTCATGCTTTCTTTGCTACCAATGGCTAAGTGTGAACAATTTATTTTCTCCCAACAAGTGGATCCATGCATTCAATCTCTCTATATCATGGaaacaatttttgaaataagtgtactttttttttaaaatcaattttaaatgtgtgtgtgtgtgtgtgatattttgttttcaaaattatgaATCCCAAAAAAAATGAGTGCGAGTCGGATGACTCTTTTACCTCCAAATAAGAACGATCCGGAATATAGCAAGCccaagtttttattttaaaatggtaatTATCTTCAACAACCCAaccaaatataatttatttataaaactcCATGATGCAGAGTGGGAGCACATGACAAACTACTCGAGATTCTTTGAACCCTGCTTGCTTTGCCAATGCATGAAATTCCTTTTCTGTCCTCTCCTTCCCACCCGGGTTATACGCTAACATAAGCACATCAACTTGGAAATTACATATAAGTCCATCGGTTGGGGTCTCTGCAAGGATACATTCTACGATGATGATTTTTCCATTATTCGGAAGTGCTTCATGGCATCTCTTCAATATTTTCAAGCAATATGTATCGCTCCAGTCATGAAGAATCCACTATGATATAAGAAAAAGGTCGAAATAATTGAATCACTCTAACTAAACCAAATCAATTAAtcatgaaatatatattattacaaAGTTGTAATAAACAAGCTAAGTAGAATAATGGAAAaagtatttttcataaataatttatgagGTAGACAAAATGTTGAAAATAGATGGTTTCAGGAAGCAGGCGACTAATAAATTCATTTtttccaatatatataatattctaTTCTTTTACAATTCATCTATGTTCATATAAGATTATTTGTATGTTCATTCAGATTATAATGAACAGCAAAGGGTGTAAACTGTAATAGATTACTATAGAGGTGGGTTTTTTTTTCAACGTGTATATGAACTCATATTTTTTTCTATCGAAAATATTTATGTCGTTACACCACTAGCGATGacatgtgtgtgtatatgtatatatgtatgctTGTATATGTGTGTGAAGTGCTTCTTTGGATAAAAACAACTTCACCTTCATGAAAATTGCATCGCCTTTGGGAACACTAACAAACATGTCTCCACCCAAGTGCTCCACGCCCGAATACAAAAAGGCCGGCCAACTCAAATTTCACATAAACCATTAGCTAATTGATACAAGTACAAAAAAGTAGTCTCCAAATACAAATAATTCAATGgaatcatatttaatttaaaaaatgcgCAATTTCACATACCTTCATAAGATGGCGTGTCTCGAATAACATGGGGCAAATCAAAATTAATGCCTTTTATAGTTGGATTCTTGGATAGGATCATGTGCAGTGAAACACCGATTCCACCTCCAACATCGACCAAAGTACCTAGACCTTTAAATCCCTCGTATGTTTGGACAATTTTTTTCATCATAATTGTCGAAGAATTGGACATTGCACTATTAAAAACCTTGTTAAATCTAGGATGTGT
Protein-coding sequences here:
- the LOC142504568 gene encoding caffeic acid 3-O-methyltransferase-like, producing the protein MLSPIFQCPSTNLNSLFRSQPKRKNESENGVRREDASFLFAMQLASASVLPNVLKVALELDLLELMKKKGPGAFISSTELVAEITTNNPEAHNMVDRILRLLASYSVLNCRVKTLPDGGVERLYSLIPVCKFYTKNDDGVSLSPFFIMNLDKVHLETWYHLKDSIMEGGVPFDRAYKMNAFEYQGTHPRFNKVFNSAMSNSSTIMMKKIVQTYEGFKGLGTLVDVGGGIGVSLHMILSKNPTIKGINFDLPHVIRDTPSYEGIWPAFLYSGVEHLGGDMFVSVPKGDAIFMKWILHDWSDTYCLKILKRCHEALPNNGKIIIVECILAETPTDGLICNFQVDVLMLAYNPGGKERTEKEFHALAKQAGFKESRVVCHVLPLCIMEFYK